Genomic segment of Xenopus laevis strain J_2021 chromosome 4S, Xenopus_laevis_v10.1, whole genome shotgun sequence:
TATACGGGTTATGCGGTGTGATTTAGAGAGGATCATGCAGTTAGCGCCCAATGTAAAGATAGTTTTTTCAGAAATGGTGAGTAGGATCCACTGGAGGTTTGTCAACACATGGGAAGCTATTGAGAGGAGTCGCAAGGTGATTAATAAACAGTCGGCCGGTATCGTTAGGAAGATGGGCGGCTTTATTGTACGACACAAGTACGTGGTAACGGGGGACCCGGGGTATTACTTGAAGGATGGGGTGCACTTAAGCCAGGTGGGTTTGGACATTTTTGTGCTGGGGTTGCAGGATGGAATTGAAAGGGCGCTGGGCGAGTGTGTGGGTGGAGCCCGGCCAGCTTAAGGGGTCAAGCGGCCCGAGCCGTGgcgggggaatgcttgccagtgTGGGTAATGGGGCTGTAGTCCCCTATTTGTGGC
This window contains:
- the LOC108708941 gene encoding uncharacterized protein LOC108708941, which translates into the protein MGGSSVIWIVGDSCIARAHQRLQIYPPGTLLSFLPTQVVIQWFGVGGMRWEQVLLKFAAQMRIAMPPDILVVHCGGNDLGRVSQRELIRVMRCDLERIMQLAPNVKIVFSEMVSRIHWRFVNTWEAIERSRKVINKQSAGIVRKMGGFIVRHKYVVTGDPGYYLKDGVHLSQVGLDIFVLGLQDGIERALGECVGGARPA